From one Ammospiza nelsoni isolate bAmmNel1 chromosome 14, bAmmNel1.pri, whole genome shotgun sequence genomic stretch:
- the TNFAIP8L3 gene encoding tumor necrosis factor alpha-induced protein 8-like protein 3, whose translation MDSDSAELSEGELVSPAGPDYFSSKNLALQAQKKILSKMATKTMANMLIDDTSSEIFDELYKVTKEHTRNKKEAHKIMKDLIKVAIKIGILYRNNQFNQEELEIVDKFRKKLNQTAMTIVSFYEVEYTFDRNVLAELLHECKELVHELVGRHLTARSHGRINHVFNHFADVEFLSALYSLDGDCRPYLKKICNGINKLLDEKVL comes from the coding sequence GTCCCGATTATTTCAGCTCCAAGAATCTTGCACTGCAAGCCCAGAAAAAGATCCTGAGTAAAATGGCAACCAAAACCATGGCTAACATGCTAATCGACGACACAAGCAGCGAAATCTTCGACGAGCTGTACAAAGTCACAAAGGAGCACACCAGGAACAAAAAGGAAGCCCATAAAATCATGAAAGACCTGATCAAAGTGGCCATAAAAATCGGGATCCTCTACCGAAACAACCAGTTCAACCAGGAAGAGCTGGAGATCGTGGACAAGTTCAGGAAGAAGCTGAACCAAACTGCCATGACCATCGTCAGCTTCTACGAGGTGGAGTACACCTTTGACAGGAACGTGCTGGCAGAACTGCTGCACGAGTGCAAGGAGCTCGTGCACGAACTCGTGGGGCGGCACCTGACGGCGCGCTCCCACGGGCGCATCAACCACGTCTTCAACCACTTTGCAGATGTGGAGTTCCTGTCTGCCCTCTACAGCCTGGATGGGGACTGCCGGCCCTACCTCAAAAAGATCTGCAACGGCATCAACAAACTGCTCGACGAGAAGGTTCTTTGA